In Kaistella sp. 97-N-M2, the sequence AGTCCTTTTTCCCAATCACTGATTTGTTTTTTCGTGGCAAGCATTTTCCAGGAGATTTCCAAAATTTCATGCAAAAGCTTTTTATCACGCAGTGGAAGCCAAAAACATAAATATGGATAATTTCTGTAATGTTCCGGCAAATGGAAGATTTCAGGATATTTTTCCAGATAAAAATCACGCTGTTCAAAACCCAAACGGATGGGAACGAAAGTTCCGTCCTCATGAAGCCGACACATCAGTTTTCCGTTGACTTTGATCGAGGGTGTACCGTTATGCGAAACACTTTCTTCCGCACCCGAAAATTGCAGCGCAGCATTTTTCACCGCTTCAAAATCGGAATAAATAAAATTCATCTTTGAAGAATTAGAGAATTAAAATTAGGACTTTTTACAAAAACAAAAACTGCAGAAAATTTCTGCAGTTTCTGTTATTCAATAACAAATTCTTTGTAGATTAAATGCTCCTCTTCTCTCGTTACTGGAATATCTTTGTCATAAAAAAATGATTTGGAAATTCTATATCTGCCTTTGGATAAATTTGGATAATACTCATTCACGTCTGTTTCAAAGGCTTTGCTTCCACCGGGCTTTATATCGTAACCGATACTGGTGAACATCCGGTTAGGTGCAGATTTTGCCTTCAACCAATTTTTACCGTTCCATTTCTCAATAAAGAAACCATTGCCAGTTGAAATTATTTCCGAAGTATTATTGATAATAACAACAGTTATTTTTTTTAAACTTTGTTGCTTAACAGACTTATTATTCGTCTCCATTTTAACCGTACCTTCAGATTCAGAAATAAATCCTTTATTTTTCAACAACGGTTTCAAATCCGGATCTCTTCCCGTGAAATCGCGGAAGGCCTGATTTAAATCTTTTGAATTTCCGACAGAAAGAATATATTTCCGGAACCGGTCGCCGTTTTCACGCGTCATTCCACCGTGAGTCGAAATCCAGTCCCACGCATCTGCATTCAGCATGTCGCTCCACATATACGCGTAGTAACCCGCAGAATATCCGCCGCCCCAAATGTGCGCAAAGTACGGCGTGTGATATCTCGGCGGAACTTCTTTTAAGTTAAAGCCATATTTCGCCAAAACGTCTTTTTCAAATTCCAAAGTAGGTTTAAACTGCGACGCATCGGTGACGGAATGCCAGTTCATATCGAGTGTTGCAGCAGAAACGAGTTCTGTTGTCGAATAGCCCTGATTAAAAGTTCCGGCTTTTTTAATTTTATCCACCAAAGCCTGTGGCATCGGCTGCTTCGTTTGATAATGCAGCGCGTAATTTTTCAAAACGGAAGGTTCCAGGGCGAAAAACTCGTTGATCTGGGAAGGAAATTCCACAAAGTCGCGCGGAACGTTGGTCCCGGAGATTGCGATGTATTTTTGATCTGCAAACAATCCGTGCAGCGTGTGTCCAAATTCGTGGAACATGGTAGAAACATCATCGTAAGAAATTAAAGAAGGCTTTCCTTCCGCCGGTTTCTGAAAGTTGAAAACATTCACGATGACGGGTTTCTGATTTAAAAGGTGACTTTGCTCCACAAAATTACTCATCCAGGCGCCGCCGTTTTTGTTGTTTCGCGTATAAAAATCGAGGTAATAAATGGCCAGCGATTTTCCGTCTCTGTCGAAGACTTCGTAGGCTTTCACATCGGGATGATAAACCGGAAGATCGTTTCTTTCTTTAAACGTAATGCCGTAAAATTTTTCTGCGGCATAAAAAACGCCTTTCTCCAACACCGTTCTTACTTCAAAATAAGGCTTGATCTGATTTTCGTCCAGATCGTACTTTTCTTTCCGAACCTGCTCGGCATAAAAATTCCAGTCCCACGGCTCGACGGTGAAGCCGCCTTTTTGTTTATCGATCAAGGCCTGAATTTCATCACTTTCGCGTTTCGCCGTTTCTACAGCCGGCGTGGCTAATCTTGCCAAAAGTTTCATTGCATTTTCCGGCGTTTTTGCCATTTGGTCCTGAAGTTTCCATTCCGCGAAGGATTTTTTGCCCATCAAATGCGCTTTATCCATGCGAAGCTTGGCCTCTCTTTCCAAAATATTTCGCGTATCATCAGCATTTCCTTTTTCGGCTCTGTACCAGGAAGCTTTAAAAAGTTTTTCACGTGTTGCTCTGTTTTTTAAATTCTGAAGCAGAGGCTGTTGCGTTGTATTCTGGAGCGCCAATAAATAGCCGGTTTTTCCGGCGCTTTTAGCATCGGCGGCTGCGGCTTCGATTTCATCCGGCGACAGGCCGTCGAGTTCGGCAACATCGGTAATCAAAAGTGCGCCGTTCTTTCGCGCGTCCAGTAATTTACTGGAAAACTGCGTGGAAAGCGTTGCCAGTTCTTCGTTGATCTTTTTCACCTTCGCCTTATTCTCCGCGGAAAGGTTGGCACCGGCAAGTTCGAAGTTGGTAGTGTATAAGTCCAAAACTCTTTTTTCTTCAGAACCTAAATCGTCGGTTTTAATGGCTTTGATGCGGGAATATAACTTTTCGTTCAAATAAATTTTATCACTTAACGCAGAAAAAACAGGCGCGTAATCTTCTTCCAGTTTCTGCAAAGTTGGGTTGGTGTTGGATCCGGTAAGATTGTAAAAAACGAGTTGCGCTCTTTTCAGCACTTCGCCGCTGTTTTCCAAAGCAATAACTGTATTTTCAAAAGTTGGCGCCGCCGAATTGTTGGCAATGTTTTCAATTTCAGCCATCTGAACTTTCATTCCATAGTCGAAAGCAGGCTTGAAATGTTCGTCTTTAATTTTATCAAATTCCGGTGCCTGGTATTGCAGGGAACTTTTCATCATAAAAGGATTGGAAGACAAACTTGCGTCGGGCGTGGGGATTTCGGTGGGAGAGGTCGTGCTGGTCTTTTTCATTGTTGTACAGGCGGTTGTGGCTGCCAAAGAAGAAATTAATAATACAGATGTAATATTTTTCATTTTTGAATTGTTATTTAAAGTAAAGATATTAAATTTAACCAAAAATAAAAACTATGCACCTAAAAACACTCACGCTAACAGCCGCAATGGCGACCTTTTTACTGTCGTGCAATGTGAAATCCGAGAATGGTTTTCCCGGCAATATCATAACGAAAGAAGGAAAAGGCATCATTAAAACGAAGGAATATAAAATGGATTTTGATGAAATTAAAGTCTCCCAATCCATCTCCGCGGAAATCGTAAAATCCAATGAAGAAAAAGTGGTGGTTACCGCGCCGTCCGATATCATCGACGATATTGTGGTGGACAACAGTGGCGGAAAACTTTCGATCCGTTTCAGACCGAATTTAAATATTTCTGCCCGAAATGTTGCCGTGAAAATTTTCGCGAAAGACTTTTCACGCGTGGAAGCCAATTCTTCCGCCGATATCAAGATCAGAGATAAATTCACACAGGAAAAAACGAACGTTAGAGTATCCAGCTCCGGCAGTATTACGGGAAATCTGGAAGCAAACGACATGTCGATAGAAGTGTCGAGTTCGGCGAGTTTCACAGGCGAAATCTGGGCCGTGGATCTGGAATCAGAAGTTGGTTCTTCCGGCGACATTAATATTTCTGGGAAAGCGAAAAATGCGCATTTAGATGCTTCTTCTTCCGGGACTTTAAATGCACAAAAACTCGTGGCACAAAACGCCGACATTGAAGCTTCGAGCAGTGGTGACGTCAGCGTTACTGTTACCGATCAGTTGAGTGCCGCGGCGAGTTCTTCGGGCGACATCAACGTAACGCGGAAAGGAAATTTAAATGTTTTGAGCCAGAAAGAAAGCAGCGGCGGCAGTGTTTCTATCAATTAAACCGGAAATACTGCTTTTTAAGGCAAAAAGATTTTCTCTTATTTTATCTTCATAATATATGCGTAAGCCTCCAGCCCTTTGGTGTGATTTAAAATTACTTTTATCACGCCAAGGACGGGCAAAGAAATTACAGCACCCGCAACGCCCCATAAAGTAGAAAATAAGAGCACACCAAAAATGGTGGTGAATGGATTTAGATCGATATCATCACCAACAATCCAGGGTGTTAATACATAGTTTTCGATGATTTGCGTAACAAATATTACAGCGACTACAAATACAAATATTGCGGAGGATGTTCCTGCAAAAATATAGGAGAAAATTACCGCGATACCGCCGCCAATAAAGTTTCCGATGTAAGGAATTATAGAAAATAACGCCGCGAACAAAGCTAAAAATAAAGCATAACGCACATCGCCCAAAGCAAATCCGGCATAATAAATCCCGAATAAGAACAACATTATTTTCCCCTTGCCCAAAACATAATTTCTAATAACTGCGGCCGATGCTGATAAAATCTCAGACATTCCTACTTCGTGAGTGGTGAGCCGCATAAAAAATCCCACAAACATTCGCTTTTGCATTAAACACAGAATGATATAAACCAACGTAAGGAACATTTGCGATAAAACAGTTGAAAACGACGATAAGGTCTGCAAAACAATATTTTTTATTTTGTTGAAAAAATCCTGGCCATCGCCAATATAATTTTGATAGTTAATCCCAAAATCGTCTTTTAACCACTTCGATAATTCGACGAGCTTTTTACTGCCTTTCTCCTGAATTGCGGGCCAATCTTCTGCAACCAGCGATAACTGCGCAAAAATGAACCAAAATAAAGCAGTGAAAATTACGATCATTAATAATACAGAAACCAGCATCGCCAACCACTCGGGAAATTTCTTTTTAATTAAAAAATTAATAGGAACCTGAAGTAAAACGGCTATAAATGCACCGAACAACACCGGTAAAAGAAGACTGGAGCCGTAGAACAAGAGAATCAAGATCCCGGCGGTGATTCCCAAAAATTTCAGCAGATAACTGCTGGAAATTTCTATTTTATTGTTTTTCAAATTTTAATTTTTTCAGAACTGTAATCTATGAGAAAGTAAATTTAATAAAATTATTGGACTGATAGAAGAAAGCACAGGCTGAAGCGTTTCTATTAATTAAGAGCTAAGAGAATAAAAAAGCCAAGGTTCGAAACGGATTTCTTCCGGAAATAAATCAGGTTTTAGGAATTAATTTTTAATGTAAATCATTAAAATTAACCTACACAGGCAGTATCCTTTTGAGCATGTCGAAAATTTTCTGAATTAACAGTTTTTGCGGTTCGCTTAACAGTTATAACACTCAAAAAAACTCAGCGGAAATTTTCTTCGCTGAATTTATTTAAATGAAACATTTTTGAAATGAAGGAGAAATACAAAGATTCTTCGGCAGGCTCAGAAGGATACGAACAAGACTTTCGTCAAATTTCGAAATACTTTAAAGATTTTCGCTTTAATGCAAATTTTAAACTGAAAACTTTGATTAATTTATTTGGCGCTTCCTCTTCGTTCTTGGACAAGTCGCGAATTGTCCCTACATAAACCGGGAATGGTTACCAGCCGCCGGACGCACCACCACCACCAAAACTTCCGCCACCGCCGAAACCACCAAAGCCACCACCCGAGCCGCCGCCAAAACCGCCGCCCCGGCCAAAACCACCGCCGCCGAAACTTCCCGGGAATGGAAAGAATCCGCCGGGGTAAGTTCTTCTGCCACGTCTGGAAAGCATTTCGTCGTCATCATCATTATTTCCGCCGCCGCCGCGGTTTTTAAAAAGAAAACTTAAAATCATGATAACAAAGAAAATAATCATGACCAGCTGAACCGGGCTTAATCCCTTTTCCTGCGATTCCTTTGCAATGGGTTTAAACTTACCCTGCACGGTTTCCATTAAAGCAGTCGTACCGCGGTTGATCCCTTCGTACCACAGGCCTTTTTTGAAATTGGGTGTAACAATATAATCTAGGATCTGTCCCGCGACGGACGCGGTCAAATACCGTTCAACGCCGCGTCCCTGCTGAATCGCCATGGTATGATCTTCCGTGGCAATGAGGAAAACAATGCCATTATCCTGTTCTTTTTCGCCAATCCCCCATTTTTCGCCATACATTGTGGCAAGGTAATTAATGTCTTCTCCGCTTGTGGTTGGAACAATAATCACCGCAATTTCCGTCGACGTAGAATCGTAAAATTTAATAAGTTTCTGATTTAGCTGATCTTTTTCTGTCTGCGTTAATAATCCCACATTATCCGTTACCGGAAAAATTTTGGCGGGTTTTTTCGGAACGAGCTGGGCAAAAACAAAAACGTTTAAACCTAGAAAAAAGACTAAAAGAAAGTTTTTAAGAGAATGTAATCTCATTCGGCAGTTCATTGGGATTTTCTCCCGAGACCGGGAAATGTTTTTTGAGTTCGAGACCGGTTTCCAGAACGGCATTTTTTAAACCATCATGAAAATTTCCTTTCGAAAATTCGGCGGTAATGCGGTCGTGCATGCGATCCCAGAAATTTTGGTGGACTTTTTCGTGAATGCCTTCATCGCCAATAATCGTAAGATAATGCTGCTCAAAATTCACATGAAAAAGCACCGCATTTCGCGCAGCAGTCTGATCTT encodes:
- a CDS encoding MmcQ/YjbR family DNA-binding protein; this encodes MNFIYSDFEAVKNAALQFSGAEESVSHNGTPSIKVNGKLMCRLHEDGTFVPIRLGFEQRDFYLEKYPEIFHLPEHYRNYPYLCFWLPLRDKKLLHEILEISWKMLATKKQISDWEKGLNS
- a CDS encoding immunoglobulin-like domain-containing protein translates to METNNKSVKQQSLKKITVVIINNTSEIISTGNGFFIEKWNGKNWLKAKSAPNRMFTSIGYDIKPGGSKAFETDVNEYYPNLSKGRYRISKSFFYDKDIPVTREEEHLIYKEFVIE
- a CDS encoding head GIN domain-containing protein — its product is MHLKTLTLTAAMATFLLSCNVKSENGFPGNIITKEGKGIIKTKEYKMDFDEIKVSQSISAEIVKSNEEKVVVTAPSDIIDDIVVDNSGGKLSIRFRPNLNISARNVAVKIFAKDFSRVEANSSADIKIRDKFTQEKTNVRVSSSGSITGNLEANDMSIEVSSSASFTGEIWAVDLESEVGSSGDINISGKAKNAHLDASSSGTLNAQKLVAQNADIEASSSGDVSVTVTDQLSAAASSSGDINVTRKGNLNVLSQKESSGGSVSIN
- a CDS encoding AI-2E family transporter encodes the protein MKNNKIEISSSYLLKFLGITAGILILLFYGSSLLLPVLFGAFIAVLLQVPINFLIKKKFPEWLAMLVSVLLMIVIFTALFWFIFAQLSLVAEDWPAIQEKGSKKLVELSKWLKDDFGINYQNYIGDGQDFFNKIKNIVLQTLSSFSTVLSQMFLTLVYIILCLMQKRMFVGFFMRLTTHEVGMSEILSASAAVIRNYVLGKGKIMLFLFGIYYAGFALGDVRYALFLALFAALFSIIPYIGNFIGGGIAVIFSYIFAGTSSAIFVFVVAVIFVTQIIENYVLTPWIVGDDIDLNPFTTIFGVLLFSTLWGVAGAVISLPVLGVIKVILNHTKGLEAYAYIMKIK
- a CDS encoding YgcG family protein — translated: MRLHSLKNFLLVFFLGLNVFVFAQLVPKKPAKIFPVTDNVGLLTQTEKDQLNQKLIKFYDSTSTEIAVIIVPTTSGEDINYLATMYGEKWGIGEKEQDNGIVFLIATEDHTMAIQQGRGVERYLTASVAGQILDYIVTPNFKKGLWYEGINRGTTALMETVQGKFKPIAKESQEKGLSPVQLVMIIFFVIMILSFLFKNRGGGGNNDDDDEMLSRRGRRTYPGGFFPFPGSFGGGGFGRGGGFGGGSGGGFGGFGGGGSFGGGGASGGW
- a CDS encoding TPM domain-containing protein translates to MNNFLTDQQMASLVEAIQTAEDHSTGEIRIHIDSNTEGNNAEIAFEIFKRLCKDQTAARNAVLFHVNFEQHYLTIIGDEGIHEKVHQNFWDRMHDRITAEFSKGNFHDGLKNAVLETGLELKKHFPVSGENPNELPNEITFS